A DNA window from Polyodon spathula isolate WHYD16114869_AA chromosome 18, ASM1765450v1, whole genome shotgun sequence contains the following coding sequences:
- the LOC121330705 gene encoding nardilysin-like, with protein MLVTNKYMGTCAESAQPSQPEPKDDPVQPPAQAKDEGASGDGGGGESPGDSEIVKSPSDPKHYRCIKLDNGVQALLISDMSSTEWKLLDSEEEEGDSEEDGSGEEDVAEEDGDSGEGTEEESEHGRDEQDSDFEELEDESDVKEKSCFEKQSAAALCIGVGSFSDPDDLPGLAHFLEHMVFMGSEKYPAENGFDAFLKKHGGSDNASTDCERTVFQFDVLRKYFREALDRWAQFFISPLMIKDAISREVEAVDSEYQLARPSDSHRKEMLFGSLAKPGHTMGKFCWGNTQTLKHEPKEKNIDTYARLREFWEQHYSAHYMTLAVQSKETLDTLEEWMREIFSKIPNKTWTSPDLFAAFVFQLYLSKRFISSLSPGHSFPRNIITGSSRCTSWLIGHEGTGSILSLLRKKCWALALYGGNSETGFDQNSTYSIFSISITLTDEGYRNYYQIADLVFQYLKMLQKSGFCREIEKEWSERWSGDFELNPDLHLPAENKFIATDFILKTSDCPDTEYPVRIVNSEKGCLWYKKDNKFKIPKAYIRFNLISPVIQKSPENLVLFDIFVNIVAHNLAEPAYEADVAQLEYKLVAGQHGFVIKVKGFSHKLPLLFNLIIDYLADFTAAPDVFSVIAEQLKKTYFNILIKPDKLGKDARLLILEHSRWSIIQKYQAIMKGLNMESLMSFVSKLKSQLYAEGMVQGNFTSREAMEFLHSVIQKLQFQRLSVEVPVHFRVVELPKVPHLCKVKSLNKGDANSEVTVYYQSGPRNLREHTLMGLLVMHVEEPCFDFLRTKETLGYHVYPTCRNTSGVLGFSVTVETQATKFNTEEVDIKIEEFLTIFGEKMASITDEAFKGQVVALIKLKECEDTHLGEEVDRNWYEVVTQQYVFDRLNCEIEALRLIIKSELVSWFMEHRGAGSKKLSMHMSTPQHGRGQEARGEGVLLFRVRINQDYSIQVFSSLHCTVKNMQ; from the exons ATGCTGGTGACCAACAAATACATGGGCACCTGCGCTGAGTCTGCGCAGCCATCGCAACCGGAGCCCAAAGATGATCCAGTGCAGCCCCCGGCTCAAGCGAAAGACGAAGGGGCGTCTGGGGATGGAGGTGGCGGCGAAAGCCCTGGGGACTCGGAGATTGTCAAATCGCCGAGTGATCCCAAACATTACAG GTGTATTAAATTAGACAATGGCGTGCAAGCTCTCCTGATCTCAGACATGAGCAGCACAGAATGGAAGCTGTTGGACTCTGAGGAGGAAGAGGGCGACTCAGAGGAAGACGGCAGCGGGGAGGAGGATGTGGCCGAAGAGGACGGTGACTCTGGAGAGGGAACTGAAGAAGAATCGGAGCACGGACGTGATGAGCAGGACAGTGACTTTGAAGAGCTGGAGGATGAGAGTGATGTGAAGGAAAAGAGCTGTTTTGAAAAACAG TCTGCAGCTGCCCTGTGCATTGGAGTCGGAAGTTTCAGTGATCCAGATGACCTGCCGGGGCTGGCACATTTTCTTGaacaca TGGTGTTCATGGGCAGTGAGAAGTACCCTGCTGAGAACGGTTTTGACGCTTTCCTGAAGAAGCACGGCGGCAGTGACAACGCCTCCACAGACTGTGAGAGAACAGTGTTCCAGTTTGATGTGCTGAGGAAATATTTCAGGGAGGCACTGGACAG GTGGGCTCAGTTTTTCATCTCTCCGCTGATGATCAAGGATGCCATTAGCAGGGAGGTGGAGGCTGTGGACAGTG AGTACCAGCTTGCCAGACCGTCTGATAGCCATAGGAAAGAGATGCTCTTTGGAAGTCTAGCCAAGCCTGGGCACACTATGGGCAAGTTTTGCTGGG GGAACACACAGACTCTGAAACACGAGCCAAAGGAGAAGAACATCGACACCTACGCTCGGCTGAGAGAGTTTTGGGAGCAGCACTACTCTGCCCACTACATGACCCTGGCTGTGCAGTCTAAAG AGACTCTGGATACACTGGAAGAGTGGATGAGAGAGATCTTCAGCAAGATTCCAAATAA GACATGGACGAGCCCTGACCTTTTCGCTGCATTTGTCTTCCAGTTGTACCTGTCCAAAAGATTCATTTCCTCATTATCACCTGGGCACTCCTTCCCCAGGAACATCATTACAG GGTCAAGCCGCTGCACTTCCTGGCTGATTGGTCATGAGGGTACAGGCAGCATTCTGTCCTTGCTCAGGAAAAA GTGCTGGGCTCTTGCTTTGTATGGAGGGAACAGTGAGACTGGTTTTGATCAGAACTCAACCTACTCTATCTTCAGCATCTCCATCACTCTGACTGATGAAGGCTACCGGAATTACTACCAG attgCTGACTTAGTGTTCCAGTATCTGAAAATGCTTCAGAAGAGTGGTTTTTGTAGAG AGATAGAGAAGGAGTGGAGTGAGCGGTGGTCTGGAGACTTCGAACTGAACCCTGACCTGCACTTGCCAGCCGAGAACAAGTTTATTG CCACGGATTTCATCCTTAAGACATCTGATTGCCCAGACACAGAGTATCCGGTCAGAATCGTCAACAGCGAGAAAGGCTGCTTGTGGTACAAGAAGGACAACAAGTTTAAGATTCCAAAGG CTTATATTCGATTCAACCTAATCTCCCCAGTGATCCAGAAATCTCCAGAGAA CCTGGTTTTATTTGACATCTTTGTCAATATTGTGGCACACAACCTGGCAGAGCCTGCCTATGAAGCTGATGTTGCACAGCTGGAGTACAAATTAGTTGCTGGACAGCATGGATTTGTCATTAAAGTCAAGGGATTTAGCCATAAACTACCT CTGTTGTTTAATCTGATTATTGACTATCTGGCTGATTTTACTGCTGCCCCTGATGTTTTCTCAGTGATCGCTGAGCAACTGAAGAAAACTTACTTCAACATCCTCATCAAACCAGATAAACTGGGCAA GGATGCCCGGCTGCTGATCCTGGAGCACTCGCGCTGGTCCATCATCCAGAAGTACCAGGCCATCATGAAGGGCCTCAACATGGAGTCACTCATGTCCTTTGTCAGCAAGCTCAAGTCTCAGCTCTACGCAGAGGGGATGGTGCAGGGGAACTTCACCAGCAGA GAAGCAATGGAGTTCCTGCACTCTGTTATACA GAAACTGCAGTTTCAGCGCTTATCTGTAGAGGTCCCTGTTCACTTCAGAGTGGTGGAGTTACCAAAGGTGCCCCACCTGTGTAAAGTGAAGTCTTTGAACAAGGGGGATGCCAACTCTGAGGTCACTGTTTACTATCAG TCGGGCCCCAGGAACCTGAGGGAGCACACATTGATGGGGCTGcttgtg ATGCACGTGGAGGAGCCTTGCTTTGACTTCCTGAGAACAAAGGAGACTCTTG GGTACCATGTCTACCCCACCTGCAGAAATACTTCAGGGGTTTTGGGATTCTCTGTTACCGTGGAAACCCAGGCAACCAAATTCAA CACCGAGGAAGTTGATATAAAAATCGAAGAATTTCTCACGATCTTCGGAGAGAAGATGGCGAGCATCACAGATGAAGCATTCAAAGGACAG GTGGTTGCCCTGATTAAGCTGAAGGAGTGTGAAGACACTCACCTGGGCGAGGAGGTTGACAGGAACTGGTATGAAGTAGTCACCCAGCAGTATGTGTTTGACCGGTTGAACTGTGAG ATCGAGGC